The following are from one region of the Rhodopirellula sp. P2 genome:
- a CDS encoding BlaI/MecI/CopY family transcriptional regulator produces MTKSTPPPLTESQREVMEIFWKHGEATVSEVREYLAGLGRHVARNTVQTTIVRLEAKGWAKHRECGRTFVYSAAQPKTRSLGVKVAQMVDRFFAGSPEDMVTALIEYRGLTEEEATRITAMIDEAAEKAKETSLKKTKSKATRKRGR; encoded by the coding sequence ATGACGAAGTCCACACCGCCGCCGCTGACTGAATCCCAGCGGGAGGTCATGGAAATATTCTGGAAGCACGGCGAAGCGACCGTCAGTGAAGTGCGGGAGTATCTGGCCGGCCTTGGACGACACGTCGCACGCAATACGGTCCAAACAACGATTGTACGTTTGGAAGCTAAAGGTTGGGCGAAGCATCGCGAATGCGGCAGGACGTTTGTCTATTCCGCCGCTCAACCCAAAACGCGTTCTTTGGGCGTCAAGGTTGCTCAGATGGTGGATCGATTTTTCGCTGGTTCACCGGAGGACATGGTGACGGCGTTGATCGAATACCGCGGGCTGACGGAGGAAGAAGCCACGCGGATCACGGCGATGATTGATGAAGCGGCTGAAAAAGCGAAAGAGACCTCTCTGAAGAAGACCAAGTCGAAAGCCACTCGAAAGCGAGGTCGCTGA
- a CDS encoding endonuclease/exonuclease/phosphatase family protein has protein sequence MRVIRVRMRGCGQAWLAGLVMFMATGVLGAAEPVQLRVLCYNIHHGEGVDGKLDLQRIAKVIQSVEPDLVTLQEVDQKASRSGSVDQPAELARLTGMQVAFGPNIPLQGGHYGNAVLSKYPIVDHRNRLLPNFDDGEQRGVLSAELQIPGLDQPLLLLATHLDSRRNDRERIASAKAINQIVSKTPERSALLAGDMNDVLNSPTLDELETKWTRVNERVMPTIPVAKPQRQIDFILFRPSTRWKLIEVKVLDEVVASDHRPIFAVLELIR, from the coding sequence ATGCGAGTGATTCGTGTGAGAATGAGAGGTTGTGGGCAGGCTTGGTTGGCCGGGTTGGTGATGTTCATGGCCACTGGCGTGCTGGGGGCTGCGGAACCTGTGCAGCTGCGAGTGCTCTGCTACAACATCCATCACGGCGAAGGGGTGGACGGCAAATTGGACCTGCAACGAATCGCCAAGGTGATTCAGTCGGTCGAACCAGATTTGGTGACGCTCCAGGAAGTTGATCAAAAGGCCTCGCGAAGCGGCAGCGTCGATCAACCGGCCGAACTAGCGCGGCTGACGGGGATGCAGGTCGCCTTTGGGCCCAACATTCCGCTGCAAGGCGGTCACTACGGCAACGCGGTGCTGTCGAAGTATCCGATCGTCGATCATCGCAACCGGCTGCTACCGAATTTCGACGACGGTGAACAGCGTGGTGTGCTATCGGCAGAGCTGCAGATCCCCGGACTCGACCAGCCACTGTTGCTGTTGGCCACGCATCTGGATTCTCGCCGCAACGACCGCGAACGAATTGCATCGGCCAAGGCTATCAACCAAATTGTCAGTAAAACGCCAGAACGTTCCGCGTTGCTGGCCGGGGACATGAACGACGTCCTCAACAGCCCAACGCTGGATGAGCTTGAGACCAAGTGGACTCGAGTCAACGAGCGGGTCATGCCGACGATTCCCGTGGCGAAACCACAACGTCAGATTGATTTCATCCTGTTTCGACCGAGCACTCGTTGGAAATTGATCGAAGTCAAAGTCTTGGACGAAGTGGTTGCCTCCGACCACCGGCCAATCTTTGCCGTGCTGGAACTCATTCGATAA
- a CDS encoding cupin domain-containing protein codes for MTKLTAIEIPLGRHHSLVAPSSSPIQRQRSADMNLFENVPTHLPSELIEVLAEGESVRIERIVSTGHSTDPGEWYDQAQDEWVVVLKGEARLRFSDDKVICMKPGDHLLIPAHQRHRVEWTTPNEPTLWLAVFFEKVSGTFLAE; via the coding sequence ATGACCAAGCTGACCGCGATCGAAATCCCGCTCGGTCGACATCATTCCCTTGTCGCACCGAGTTCCTCACCAATCCAACGACAACGATCCGCCGACATGAACCTGTTCGAAAACGTGCCAACGCATTTACCATCGGAACTCATCGAGGTCTTGGCGGAAGGTGAATCGGTTCGCATCGAGCGAATCGTCTCCACGGGCCACTCCACCGATCCCGGCGAGTGGTACGACCAAGCGCAAGACGAATGGGTGGTCGTCCTCAAGGGAGAAGCCCGCCTCCGCTTCAGCGATGACAAAGTCATCTGCATGAAACCAGGCGATCACCTCCTCATCCCCGCCCACCAACGCCACCGAGTCGAATGGACCACCCCCAACGAACCGACCCTCTGGCTCGCCGTCTTCTTCGAAAAGGTGTCAGGTACCTTTTTGGCAGAATAG
- a CDS encoding M56 family metallopeptidase, whose translation MNLPPYVLSCVLFAGLISFAALTANRMLRRFATARHGMLLSALVLILVSPAWIALLRTPQVASRNPLPGLLASERDTPMDNESNMLLPLLAELRAETEVASLMERHIESTPIDQVSREENEALSQGDVEVTSHAYQPALATGASRDSAIQAKPLRGQFMRAAWFVFPALVVVSLLGTLVGLIRVVLGLVRLRQILRSSNSVSSPRVCECFAEACERVGIRPESVRLATSDQVEIPIAARLIQSVVVLPREMVQDDSTSDLRQVLIHELAHVKRRDQWVVILQHLTSAIHWWNPLVHRLNRCLAEAREEICDNYVLENCDAPSYCRTLLQITQRQNHALVPFGAVGLFTSRWKLEQRIQSLLNANRNRTTAMTWKGRSLIGLGVLLVLAMGSQLAIPVEAIEPQITGSSESPAQTPVVTQPNEDSEELLRNAAFSGYVKDEFGRPIESAKVVAFYQLSEQREVVSLVDASDAEGRFEFTDIPLTNPDLKSLAIYSYASGYAIQTRRVHRHSGSPPLNADLLDLDFELQPEAIGIVDVVDEEGQPVAGAVLNQLQLKGETLTSLYLYRDVWEQLGLPVPTSDENGRMEIPSISQASFYDVQLVHPEFAKTPIWETLLSETPLTAVIEKGDPVKFVVKSPTDSDKIDQAKIEVVVNEIGGVFMVVCDVPEDGIVETRLRDANSNISIKHPTLVSRSWHFYRKDKPTMEFSLHHTGTVRGRVVDAETGDGVGQMSISFSANHRQGHRLRTDEEGYYEGEVAEGEYSVQIEDTQGQWKIPKNDRREIHVAANETVQMKTFTANRSAPIQGRVLLESGEPVANAIVLQGLRQEPILTDADGKFAVVRGWRSGQVVYAIHPTKKLSRVTILPNDAKRLEMVLAPEGSLKGVVIDSDGNALVDVPVSLKIQVSSRSNRGSNMSTTIRTKQTDQDGAVHFDGLIEGAHYALEANGKFRSSFGERLRQSSRLFDVAAAPWEDVELKVHSALEAELNELARYQQAPETIQPLRATNWLQGDPVDVVSGEADFRLLVFGRSKRSFQEANLVHQFYGDQGVQVVGVVGTRISGPENRDAWAGELQLPIAVDDGNAKMFSRYGFDSNGGVLLYGADGQLIERINGGRDLLWIMRNHVLYRD comes from the coding sequence ATGAATCTTCCACCTTATGTTCTCAGTTGCGTGCTGTTCGCCGGCTTGATTTCTTTCGCGGCTTTGACGGCCAATCGGATGTTGCGAAGGTTTGCAACCGCACGCCACGGAATGCTTCTTTCTGCTTTGGTGTTGATCCTTGTCAGCCCAGCCTGGATCGCGCTGCTACGGACGCCTCAGGTCGCCTCTCGCAACCCATTGCCGGGGTTGTTGGCCAGCGAACGCGACACGCCGATGGACAATGAATCCAACATGCTTTTGCCGTTGCTAGCAGAATTGCGGGCCGAAACGGAAGTGGCCAGCTTGATGGAGCGCCACATTGAGTCGACACCAATCGACCAAGTGTCGCGGGAAGAAAATGAAGCATTGTCACAAGGCGATGTGGAAGTGACATCACACGCGTACCAGCCCGCGTTGGCGACCGGAGCGTCTCGCGATTCAGCAATCCAGGCAAAGCCGCTCAGGGGGCAATTCATGAGAGCGGCGTGGTTTGTGTTTCCGGCGTTGGTAGTGGTGTCACTGCTCGGCACGCTCGTTGGATTGATTCGAGTGGTGCTCGGCTTGGTTCGTTTGCGTCAGATTCTGAGAAGCTCCAATTCTGTCTCCAGCCCCCGCGTGTGTGAATGCTTCGCCGAAGCCTGCGAACGTGTCGGGATCCGACCCGAGTCCGTTCGTTTGGCAACTTCTGACCAAGTCGAGATTCCCATCGCCGCTCGATTGATTCAGTCGGTGGTCGTTTTGCCTCGTGAGATGGTTCAGGACGATTCGACATCGGATTTGCGTCAAGTTCTGATCCATGAACTGGCTCATGTGAAACGCCGAGACCAATGGGTTGTGATCCTACAACACCTCACATCAGCAATTCATTGGTGGAACCCGTTGGTACATCGTCTGAATCGTTGTCTTGCGGAGGCCCGAGAAGAGATTTGCGACAACTATGTGCTGGAAAATTGCGATGCGCCGAGCTATTGCCGGACTCTATTGCAAATCACCCAGCGTCAAAATCATGCGTTGGTTCCGTTCGGAGCGGTCGGCTTGTTCACCTCGCGATGGAAGCTCGAACAACGAATCCAATCGCTGCTGAACGCGAATCGAAATCGGACAACAGCAATGACTTGGAAAGGTCGTTCGCTAATCGGGCTTGGTGTTCTATTGGTGTTGGCTATGGGTAGCCAATTGGCGATCCCGGTCGAGGCGATTGAGCCTCAAATCACGGGCTCCAGCGAATCCCCGGCCCAGACTCCGGTCGTCACACAGCCCAACGAGGACAGCGAAGAGCTATTGAGAAATGCGGCCTTTTCGGGATACGTCAAAGATGAGTTCGGCCGACCCATTGAAAGTGCAAAGGTGGTTGCCTTCTACCAACTGAGCGAGCAGCGTGAGGTGGTGAGCTTGGTGGATGCGTCGGATGCGGAGGGGCGTTTCGAATTCACTGACATTCCACTCACCAACCCAGATTTGAAATCACTGGCCATTTATTCCTACGCGAGCGGCTATGCAATTCAAACGCGACGTGTTCATCGCCATTCCGGTTCGCCACCGTTGAACGCTGATTTGCTCGACCTGGATTTTGAACTGCAGCCAGAGGCGATCGGAATTGTCGATGTGGTCGACGAAGAGGGGCAACCCGTGGCTGGGGCTGTCCTGAATCAATTGCAGTTAAAAGGCGAAACATTGACCAGTCTGTATCTGTACCGTGATGTCTGGGAGCAACTCGGTTTGCCTGTGCCAACGTCGGACGAAAATGGCCGTATGGAGATCCCTTCCATTTCGCAAGCCAGCTTTTATGACGTTCAGCTGGTGCATCCCGAATTTGCCAAAACGCCGATTTGGGAAACTCTTCTTTCGGAAACACCTTTGACCGCCGTGATCGAGAAGGGAGATCCGGTCAAGTTTGTCGTCAAAAGTCCCACCGACTCGGACAAAATAGATCAGGCGAAGATCGAAGTGGTGGTCAATGAGATCGGTGGCGTATTCATGGTCGTTTGTGATGTCCCCGAAGACGGGATCGTTGAGACGCGACTACGTGATGCCAACTCGAACATCTCGATCAAGCACCCAACGCTTGTCAGTCGGTCCTGGCATTTTTACCGAAAAGACAAGCCCACGATGGAGTTCTCGCTTCATCACACAGGAACGGTCCGAGGCCGAGTAGTGGATGCAGAGACGGGCGATGGAGTTGGGCAAATGTCCATCTCTTTTAGCGCCAATCATCGGCAGGGGCACCGCCTTCGCACCGATGAGGAAGGCTATTACGAAGGCGAGGTCGCCGAAGGCGAATACTCTGTGCAAATCGAAGATACTCAGGGTCAATGGAAGATCCCGAAGAACGATCGGCGGGAAATCCATGTTGCGGCGAACGAGACCGTTCAAATGAAAACGTTCACCGCGAACCGATCTGCTCCAATTCAGGGACGAGTGCTACTTGAGTCAGGCGAGCCCGTTGCGAATGCCATCGTTCTTCAAGGTTTACGGCAAGAGCCCATCCTGACTGATGCTGACGGAAAGTTTGCTGTTGTTCGTGGATGGCGAAGTGGTCAGGTGGTCTATGCGATTCATCCGACCAAAAAGCTGTCTCGTGTGACGATTTTGCCAAACGATGCGAAACGTCTCGAGATGGTGCTGGCACCCGAAGGAAGCTTAAAGGGCGTCGTCATTGATTCGGACGGCAACGCTTTGGTGGATGTTCCGGTCTCGCTTAAAATTCAGGTGTCATCGCGCTCAAATCGTGGGAGCAACATGTCGACGACCATACGGACCAAGCAAACCGACCAAGACGGAGCCGTCCATTTTGATGGACTGATTGAAGGAGCCCATTATGCTCTCGAAGCAAATGGGAAATTCAGATCGAGCTTTGGTGAACGGTTGCGGCAATCCAGTCGATTGTTTGACGTTGCCGCGGCGCCCTGGGAAGACGTTGAACTCAAAGTCCACTCCGCGTTGGAAGCGGAGCTCAATGAACTGGCCCGGTATCAGCAGGCTCCGGAGACGATCCAGCCATTGAGGGCAACGAATTGGTTGCAAGGCGATCCGGTCGATGTTGTTTCAGGAGAAGCGGACTTTCGTCTGCTTGTGTTCGGACGATCGAAACGCAGTTTCCAAGAAGCGAATCTTGTGCACCAGTTTTATGGTGATCAAGGGGTTCAAGTCGTTGGTGTCGTCGGGACCAGAATCTCAGGACCTGAAAACAGAGACGCATGGGCGGGAGAGCTTCAACTCCCAATTGCGGTCGATGACGGCAACGCCAAGATGTTCTCTCGGTATGGTTTCGATTCAAATGGCGGTGTCCTGCTGTACGGAGCAGATGGACAACTCATCGAACGGATCAATGGAGGGAGAGACCTACTTTGGATCATGAGAAATCACGTTTTGTACCGGGATTGA
- a CDS encoding zinc ribbon domain-containing protein, with protein MNTPLNHVTCPQCGKVVDDRVPACPDCGEKIYVNVPGDITPTKHPPLDSHDSVQEPKNSQRDN; from the coding sequence ATGAACACTCCATTGAATCACGTCACATGTCCGCAGTGTGGGAAAGTGGTTGATGACCGCGTTCCCGCCTGCCCTGACTGCGGGGAAAAGATCTACGTCAACGTGCCTGGCGACATCACCCCAACGAAGCATCCACCGTTGGATTCACACGACTCAGTTCAAGAACCGAAAAACTCACAAAGAGATAACTGA
- a CDS encoding carboxypeptidase regulatory-like domain-containing protein, translated as MTAWTFAATRWSFAGFLLLTLVCHGSVEADETATESRAESQAFELRVVDLEGNVVPNASIEIRCRPRIAATDIVVGTSEKKGTYGVMVKADSIGVLRLQRKQFPKNISFSIVSEGYAPYWLAFDTNKNSMPDSATARIEAAWAVGGVVLDPGGRPIEGAEVHPSLPFRMPPTATRSLHVGTTIKTDAKGRWRYGHVPISKRDVAVAINHPKFGPVRTNLSRSEFESTAEQPSSGSVTLTQGLTLAGFVRDLQGKPIEDATVRTKFLNEIRETKTDDFGRYQLTGCEEMHCRVVVIAKERALEMKEVHIRPGMEPVDFVLPPGGHVKVRVVDADGNGLPKTRIFLQRCRLPSDVQSIR; from the coding sequence ATGACTGCATGGACATTCGCTGCGACACGCTGGTCGTTCGCTGGTTTTCTGTTGCTCACGCTGGTCTGCCATGGTTCCGTCGAAGCAGATGAAACCGCGACCGAGTCCCGAGCCGAATCGCAAGCGTTTGAACTGCGAGTCGTTGACTTGGAAGGCAATGTCGTCCCCAACGCAAGCATTGAAATCCGGTGCCGCCCCAGAATTGCAGCCACCGACATCGTGGTGGGTACCTCTGAAAAGAAGGGCACTTACGGCGTCATGGTCAAAGCTGATTCCATTGGGGTTCTGCGTCTGCAGAGGAAGCAGTTCCCAAAGAACATTTCCTTTTCGATTGTGTCGGAGGGCTACGCTCCGTATTGGCTCGCGTTTGATACAAACAAGAACTCCATGCCTGATTCAGCGACCGCACGAATTGAGGCCGCGTGGGCGGTGGGTGGAGTGGTGCTCGACCCTGGCGGTCGCCCCATCGAGGGCGCCGAAGTTCATCCGAGTCTGCCGTTTCGCATGCCACCAACAGCGACGAGATCGTTGCATGTTGGTACCACGATCAAAACCGACGCGAAAGGGCGTTGGCGGTATGGACATGTTCCCATCTCCAAACGTGACGTGGCGGTCGCGATCAATCATCCCAAATTCGGCCCAGTGAGAACCAATCTTTCTCGCAGTGAGTTTGAATCGACTGCGGAACAACCATCCTCGGGCAGCGTCACCTTGACGCAAGGGTTGACATTGGCTGGTTTTGTTCGTGACCTACAAGGCAAACCAATCGAAGATGCGACCGTCAGAACCAAGTTTCTCAACGAGATTCGGGAAACAAAGACGGACGATTTTGGACGCTATCAACTGACGGGCTGTGAAGAAATGCATTGCCGTGTTGTCGTGATTGCCAAAGAACGTGCCTTGGAAATGAAAGAGGTCCACATTCGTCCGGGAATGGAACCGGTCGACTTTGTCTTGCCTCCGGGTGGACATGTCAAAGTCCGCGTCGTGGATGCCGACGGAAACGGGTTGCCGAAAACCAGGATCTTCCTGCAACGCTGCCGACTACCAAGTGACGTTCAATCGATCAGGTAA
- a CDS encoding molybdopterin-dependent oxidoreductase — MTDNTLPPNQQLVRGDRWPIVGERHPGDTDSPWSLEICGCVSSSRTFSLDEIQAMPQVVRQIDVHCVTRWSKPAMSFTGVRLLDLLHDSGTPIWTGEVKFVSFVARSERNHSTSLPLSEVLELDPIIALQAEGKPLATENGGPMRMVVPGKYFYKSVKWIRRIEFLNEERLGYWESEAGYHNGADPWHEERYMAPTLTKQAALRVIESRDFRGQDLRGIQASHRDLAGLKATNAKLRDADFQSCNLQQAELRNANLSNAKLQMADLREACLENADLEGADLSGADLRHCNLRGASLFGATFCQFGRDAMPSLAAKIDSATQLDVASLDALVEDQKAFVLNAIESSRSD; from the coding sequence ATGACTGACAACACTCTTCCTCCCAATCAACAGCTTGTTCGTGGTGATCGTTGGCCCATTGTTGGTGAACGACACCCGGGCGACACCGATTCGCCTTGGTCGCTCGAGATTTGTGGCTGCGTCTCTAGTTCGCGAACGTTTTCGCTCGACGAGATTCAAGCGATGCCGCAGGTGGTTCGTCAAATCGATGTTCACTGCGTGACGCGTTGGTCGAAACCGGCGATGTCATTCACTGGCGTGCGCTTGCTCGATTTGCTGCACGACTCGGGGACGCCGATTTGGACCGGTGAAGTGAAATTCGTTTCGTTTGTCGCAAGGAGTGAGCGAAATCATTCGACTTCGCTACCGCTCAGCGAGGTGCTGGAACTCGACCCGATCATCGCTTTGCAAGCAGAAGGCAAGCCGCTGGCGACGGAAAATGGTGGTCCGATGCGAATGGTTGTGCCCGGCAAGTACTTTTACAAAAGCGTGAAGTGGATCCGTCGGATTGAGTTTTTGAACGAAGAACGCCTGGGCTACTGGGAATCCGAGGCTGGTTACCACAACGGGGCGGATCCGTGGCATGAGGAACGCTACATGGCACCGACGTTGACCAAGCAAGCCGCGTTGCGAGTGATCGAGTCCCGAGATTTTCGAGGGCAAGATCTTCGGGGGATCCAAGCGTCCCATCGAGACTTGGCCGGTTTGAAAGCGACCAACGCGAAGCTTCGGGATGCAGATTTCCAATCCTGCAATCTTCAGCAGGCTGAGCTTCGTAACGCCAATCTCTCCAATGCGAAGCTCCAGATGGCCGACCTTCGAGAGGCTTGCCTCGAGAACGCGGACCTGGAAGGAGCGGACCTCTCTGGGGCTGACCTTCGACACTGCAACCTCCGCGGAGCGTCCCTCTTTGGGGCCACCTTTTGCCAATTTGGTCGAGACGCGATGCCTTCATTGGCTGCCAAGATTGATTCGGCCACTCAACTCGATGTCGCCTCCTTGGACGCGTTGGTTGAGGACCAGAAGGCGTTTGTTCTGAACGCGATCGAATCGTCGAGGTCGGATTGA
- a CDS encoding DUF2945 domain-containing protein, with the protein MAKYNEGSSVKWKWGNGYGHGTVQSSFTQKVTRKIDGSEITRDGSEENPAYYVAVDDANNVLKLESELESD; encoded by the coding sequence ATGGCAAAGTACAACGAAGGGTCCAGCGTGAAGTGGAAGTGGGGGAACGGATACGGACACGGAACGGTGCAATCCAGCTTCACCCAAAAGGTAACGCGGAAAATTGATGGCTCGGAAATCACGCGAGATGGCTCGGAAGAGAACCCTGCCTACTATGTTGCGGTTGACGATGCGAACAATGTGCTGAAGCTTGAAAGCGAACTTGAGAGCGATTGA
- a CDS encoding endonuclease III domain-containing protein, with amino-acid sequence MRAIDESLTPMSKQQLPPENIERVFQILSREMPGRAPGAMGPKGQPNPFRTCISCMLSAQSRDANTASATAALFKLARSPRTMLQLSESQISEAIKPCGLYNVKTKNVRKFCRALLDEFGGVVPSTRAQLMQLPGIGRKCADIVMQFAFGIDTIAVDTHVHRVCNRTGIAIGTNAEKTAEALDEMAPPWAFAEGHFWLIQFGKRICLSRTPKCETCPINEFCLKRADDRRSESE; translated from the coding sequence TTGAGAGCGATTGATGAATCACTGACACCGATGTCGAAACAGCAACTGCCGCCGGAAAACATCGAGCGGGTCTTCCAAATCCTCTCCCGAGAAATGCCAGGTCGTGCTCCGGGTGCGATGGGACCAAAGGGACAACCCAACCCGTTTCGCACGTGCATCTCTTGCATGCTGTCCGCCCAGTCACGGGATGCCAACACGGCCTCCGCGACAGCGGCTTTGTTCAAGCTGGCGAGGTCTCCCCGAACCATGCTCCAACTGAGCGAGAGTCAAATCTCGGAAGCGATCAAGCCGTGTGGTCTGTACAACGTCAAAACCAAAAACGTTCGCAAATTCTGCCGAGCGTTGCTGGATGAATTTGGTGGAGTTGTCCCCAGCACCCGTGCGCAATTGATGCAGCTCCCCGGTATCGGCCGAAAGTGTGCCGACATTGTGATGCAGTTTGCCTTTGGGATCGACACAATCGCCGTTGACACACACGTTCATCGCGTTTGCAATCGGACCGGCATCGCCATCGGGACCAATGCCGAAAAAACGGCGGAAGCGTTGGACGAGATGGCTCCCCCCTGGGCTTTCGCGGAAGGGCACTTTTGGCTGATCCAGTTCGGCAAGCGTATTTGCTTGTCGCGAACGCCGAAATGCGAGACTTGCCCGATCAATGAATTCTGCCTGAAGCGAGCTGACGATCGGCGAAGCGAATCCGAGTGA